One segment of Balaenoptera ricei isolate mBalRic1 chromosome 8, mBalRic1.hap2, whole genome shotgun sequence DNA contains the following:
- the RPL27A gene encoding large ribosomal subunit protein uL15, with amino-acid sequence MPSRLRKTRKLRGHVSHGHGRIGKHRKHPGGRGNAGGMHHHRINFDKYHPGYFGKVGMRHYHLKRNQSFCPTVNLDKLWTLVSEQTRVNAAKNKTGAAPIIDVVRSGYYKVLGKGKLPKQPVIVKAKFFSRRAEEKIKGVGGACVLVA; translated from the exons ATG CCATCCAGACTAAGGAAGACCCGGAAACTTAGGGGCCACGTGAGCCACGGCCACGGCCGCATCG GCAAACACCGGAAGCACCCGGGAGGCCGCGGTAATGCTGGTGGCATGCATCACCACAGGATCAACTTCGACAAATA TCACCCAGGATACTTTGGGAAAGTTGGTATGAGGCATTACCACTTAAAGAGGAACCAGAGCTTCTGCCCAACTGTCAACCTTGATAAATTGTGGACCTTGGTCAGTGAGCAGACACGGGTAAATGCTGCCAAGAACAAGACTGGAGCTGCTCCGATCATTGATGTGGTGCGATCG GGTTACTACAAAGTTCTGGGGAAGGGAAAGCTCCCAAAGCAGCCTGTCATCGTGAAGGCCAAATTCTTCAGCAGAAGAGCTGAGGAGAAGATTAAGGGTGTCGGTGGGGCTTGTGTCCTGGTAGCTTGA
- the DENND2B gene encoding DENN domain-containing protein 2B isoform X2, whose amino-acid sequence MWSPQDRKYNNPPTQLSLKPGSQSLRSGNWSERKSHRLPRLPKRHSHDDMLLLAQLSLPSSPSSLNEDSLSTTSELLSSRRARRIPKLVQRINSIYNAKRGKKRLKKLSMSSIETSSLRDENSESESDSDDRFKAHTQRLVHIQSMLKRAPSYRTLELELLEWQERELFEYFVVVSLKRKPSRNTYLPEVSYQFPKLDRPTKQMREAEERLKAIPQFCFPDAKDWLPVSEYSSETFSFMLTGEDGSRRFGYCRRLLPSGKGPRLPEVYCVISRLGCFGLFSKVLDEVERRRGISAALVYPFMRSLMESPFPAPGKTIKVKTFLPGAGNEVLELRRPMDSRLEHVDFECLFTCLSVRQLIRIFASLLLERRVIFVADKLSTLSSCSHAVVALLYPFSWQHTFIPVLPASMIDIVCCPTPFLVGLLSSSLPKLKELPVEEALMVNLGSDRFIRQMDDEDTLLPRKLQAALEQALERKNELISQDSDSDSDDECNTLNGLVSEVFIRFFVETVGHYSLFLTQSEKGERAFQREAFRKSVASKSIRRFLEVFMESQMFAGFIQDRELRKCRAKGLFEQRVEQYLEELPDTEQSGMNKFLRGLGNKMKFLHKKN is encoded by the exons ATGTGGAGTCCTCAGGACAGGAAGTACAACAACCCACCCACTCAG CTCTCCCTGAAACCCGGCAGCCAGTCCCTACGCAGTGGGAACTGGTCAGAAAGGAAGAGCCACCGGCTGCCACGATTACCCAAGAGGCACAGCCATGACGACATGCTGCTGCTGGCTCAGTTGAGCCTGCCATCTTCACCCTCCAGCCTCAATGAGGACAGCCTCAGCACCACGAGTGAACTGCTGTCCAGCCGCCGGGCCCGCCGCATTCCCAAG CTTGTCCAAAGAATTAACTCCATCTACAATGCCAAGCGGGGAAAGAAGAGGTTAAAAAAGCTGTCCATGTCCAGCATTGAGACATCATCACTGAGAG ATGAGAATAGTGAGAGTGAGAGCGACTCCGACGACAGGTTCAAAG CCCACACGCAGCGCCTGGTCCACATCCAGTCCATGCTGAAGCGCGCACCCAGCTACCGGACCCTGGAGCTGGAGCTGCTCGAGTGGCAGGAGCGGGAGCTGTTTGAGTACTTCGTGGTGGTGTCCCTCAAGAGGAAGCCATCCCGAAACACTTACCTCCCTGAGGTCTCCTACCAGTTTCCCAAG CTGGACCGACCCACCAAGCAGATGCGGGAGGCAGAGGAGAGGCTCAAGGCCATTCCCCAGTTTTGCTTCCCTGATGCCAAAGACTGGCTTCCTGTGTCAGAGTACAGCAG TGAGACGTTCTCTTTCATGCTGACTGGGGAAGATGGCAGCAGACGCTTTGGCTACTGCAGGCGCTTACTA CCAAGTGGGAAAGGGCCTCGGTTGCCAGAGGTATACTGTGTCATCAGCCGCCTTGGCTGCTTCGGCTTGTTTTCCAAG GTCCTAGATGAGGTGGAGCGCCGGCGTGGGATCTCCGCCGCTCTGGTCTATCCCTTCATGAGAAGTCTCATGGAATCACCCTTCCCTGCCCCAGGGAAGACCATCAAAGTGAAGACATTCCTGCCGGGGGCTGGCAATGAG GTGTTAGAGCTGCGGCGGCCCATGGATTCCCGGCTGGAGCATGTGGACTTCGAGTGCCTTTTTACCTGCCTCAGTGTGCGCCAGCTTATCCGAATCTTCGCCTCACTGCTGCTGGAGCGCCGCGTCATTTTTGTAGCAGATAAGCTCAG TACCCTATCCAGCTGCTCCCATGCGGTGGTGGCCTTGCTCTACCCCTTCTCCTGGCAGCACACCTTCATTCCTGTCCTCCCGGCCTCCATGATTGACATCGTCTGCTGTCCCACCCCCTTCCTGGTTGGTCTGctctccagctccctccccaaaCTGAAGGAGCTGCCTGTGGAGGAG GCACTGATGGTGAATCTGGGGTCTGACCGATTCATCCGACAG ATGGATGACGAGGACACGTTGTTACCTAGGAAGTTACAGGCGGCTCTGGAGCAGGCTCTAGAGAGGAAGAATGAACTGATCTCCCAGGACTCTGACAGCGACTCCGATGATG aaTGTAATACCCTCAATGGGCTGGTGTCAGAGGTGTTTATCCGGTTCTTTGTGGAGACTGTTGGGCACTACTCCCTCTTCCTGACCCAGAGTGAGAAGGGGGAGAGGGCCTTTCAGCGAGAGGCCTTCCGCAAGTCTGTGGCCTCCAAAAGCATCCGCCGTTTTCTTGAAGTTTTTATGGAGTCTCAGATGTTTGCTGGCTTCATCCAAGACAGGGAGCTAAGAAAGTGTCGGGCAAAGG GCCTCTTTGAGCAGCGAGTGGAGCAGTATTTAGAGGAACTGCCAGACACTGAGCAGAGTGGAATGAACAAGTTTCTCCGCGGTTTGG GCAACAAAATGAAGTTCCTCCACAAGAAGAATTAA